One Pygocentrus nattereri isolate fPygNat1 chromosome 23, fPygNat1.pri, whole genome shotgun sequence genomic window carries:
- the LOC119261532 gene encoding tripartite motif-containing protein 16-like, with protein sequence MASISVDHDQFSCPVCLDLLKDPVSLPCGHSFCKVCINGCWDQEDQRGVYSCPQCRETFTPRPVLRRNNMLAEVVEKLKKTELRAAPPAPRYAGPGDVECDFCTGRKLKAIKSCLTCLASFCETHLKPHCEVPALKKHNLVKASSQLQEKICSQHNKLIEIYCRTDRSYICYLCMMEEHRGHSIVLPINERTEKQNQLKEMQSKFQQRIQEKQKKQQELKQAVKTLKRCAQSAVEDSERIFTELIRSIEKKRSEVTELIRAQEEAELSGAEELLEKLEQEIADLQRRRTELEQLSHTEDHIHFLQSFQSLCVSSGSEDSPSITVHQHLSFDGVRRSLSELKEQIEEFCKEKFCKIPPQDFCQLTLDPNTANHHLTLSEKNKVVMYSDIGQSYSDHPERFNCYSQVLCKESVSGRCYWEVERSSGGVVCISVSYKGIGRKSLGNDCVFGCNSQSWSLRVSPSLTFWHNNIQTEISGPSSSRIGVYVDHSAGTLSFYSVSDTMTLLHTVHTTFTQPLYAGFYVNGTVRLCDRKLGAFS encoded by the exons ATGGCCAGTATTTCAGTAGATCACGAccagttcagctgtccagtctgTCTGGATCTGCTGAAGGATCCAGTGTCTCTTCCTTGTGGACACAGTTTCTGTAAGGTGTGTATTAATGGCTGCTGGGATCAGGAGGACCAGAGGGGGGTCTACAGCTGCCCCCAGTGCAGAGAGACTTTCACTCCAAGGCCTGTTCTACGCAGAAACAACATGCTGGCTGAAGTGgtggagaaactgaagaagaCAGAACTCCGGGCTGCTCCTCCTGCTCCCCGTTACGCTGGACCTGGAGATGTGGAGTGTGATTTCTGCACTGGGAGAAAACTCAAAGCCATCAAGTCCTGTCTGACGTGTCTGGCCTCCTTTTGTGAAACTCATCTTAAACCTCACTGTGAAGTTCCTGCATTGAAAAAGCACAACCTGGTCAAAGCCTCCTCACAGCTACAGGAGAAGATCTGCTCTCAGCACAACAAACTGATCGAGATCTACTGTCGTACTGACCGAAGCTACATCTGCTATTTGTGTATGATGGAGGAACACAGAGGTCACAGTATAGTCTTGCCTATAAATGAAAGAACCGAGAAACAG AATCAGCTGAAGGAGATGCAGAGTAAATTCCAGCAGAGAATCCAGGAGAAACAGAAGAAGCAGCAGGAGCTGAAACAGGCTGTGAAGACTCTTAAG CGCTGTGCTCAGTCAGCAGtggaggacagtgagaggatcTTTACTGAACTGATCCGCTCCATTGAGAAAAAGCGCTCTGAGGTAACagagctgatcagagctcaGGAGGAGGCTGAACTGAGTGGAGCTGAAGAACTCCTGGAGAAACTGGAGCAGGAGATCGCTGATCTACAGAGGAGACgcactgagctggagcagctttCACACACAGAGGATCACATCCATTTCCTCCAG AGTTTccagtctctctgtgtctcttctgGATCTGAGGACTCACCCAGCATCACTGTCCATCAGCACCTCTCATTTGATGGAGTGAGGAGATCTCTCTCTGAGCTGAAGGAGCAAATTGAGGAGTTCTGCAAAGAGAAATTCTGTAAAATCCCTCCACAGG atttctgTCAGCTGACTCTGGACCCCAACACAGCAAATCATCACCTCACTCTGTCTGAGAAGAACAAAGTGGTCATGTACAGTGATATAGGCCAGTCATACTCTGACCATCCAGAGAGATTTAACTGCTACTCTCAGGTGTTGTGTAAGGAGAGTGTGAgtggacgctgttactgggaggttGAGAGGAGCAGTGGAGGAGTTGTGTGCATATCAGTCTCATATAAAGGGATCGGCAGGAAAAGTTTGGGTAATGATTGTGTGTTTGGATGCAACAGTCAGTCCTGGAGTCTGCGGGTTTCTCCGTCTCTCACTTTCTGGCACAACAACATTCAGACTGAGATCTCAGGACCATCATCCTCCAGAATAGGAGTGTATGTGGATCACAGTGCAGGaactctgtccttctacagcgtCTCTGACACAATGACCCTCCTACACACAGTCCACACCACGTTCACTCAGCCGCTCTACGCCGGGTTCTATGTTAATGGAACTGTGAGGTTATGTGATAGAAAATTAGGTGCTTTTTCTTAA
- the LOC108414110 gene encoding tripartite motif-containing protein 16-like isoform X2, which produces MASISVDHDQFSCPVCLDLLKDPVSLPCGHSFCKVCINGCWDQEDQRGVYSCPQCRETFTPRPVLRRNNVMAEVVEKLKKTELRAAPPAPRYAGPGDVECDFCTGRKLKAIKSCLTCLASFCETHLKPHYEVPALKKHNLVKASSQLQEKICSQHNKLIEIYCRTDRSYICYLCTMDKHRGHDAVPAETERTEKQSQLKEIQSKFQQRIQEKQKEQQELKQTVKTLKRCAQSAVEDSERIFTELIRSIEKKRSEVTKLIRAQEEAELSGAEELLEKLEQEIADLQRRRTELEQLSHTEDHIHFLQSFQSLCVSSGSEDSPSITVHQHLSFDGVRRSLSELKERLEELCREEFSKIPPHAVQILSSEPKTREDFLQYFCQLTLDPNTVNRYLILSEKNRVVTVSNKVQSYSDHPERFDYLPQVLCKESVSGRCYWEVERSSGGVVCISVSYKGISRKGRGNDCGFGGNSQSWSLRVSPSLTFWHNSIQTKILGPSSSRIGVYVDHSAGTLSFYSVSDTMTLLHTVHTTFTQPLYAGFYVKGTVKLCDKK; this is translated from the exons ATGGCCAGTATTTCAGTAGATCACGAccagttcagctgtccagtctgTCTGGATCTGCTGAAGGATCCAGTGTCTCTTCCTTGTGGACACAGTTTCTGTAAGGTGTGTATTAATGGCTGCTGGGATCAGGAGGACCAGAGGGGGGTCTACAGCTGCCCCCAGTGCAGAGAGACTTTCACTCCAAGGCCTGTTCTACGCAGAAACAACGTAATGGCTGAAGTGgtggagaaactgaagaagaCAGAACTCCGGGCTGCTCCTCCTGCTCCCCGTTACGCTGGACCTGGAGATGTGGAGTGTGATTTCTGCACTGGGAGAAAACTCAAAGCCATCAAGTCCTGTCTGACATGTCTGGCCTCCTTTTGTGAAACTCATCTTAAACCTCACTATGAAGTTCCTGCATTGAAAAAGCACAACCTGGTCAAAGCCTCCTCACAGCTACAGGAGAAGATCTGCTCTCAGCACAACAAACTGATCGAGATCTACTGTCGTACTGACCGAAGCTACATCTGCTATTTATGTACGATGGATAAACACAGAGGTCATGATGCAGTGCCAGCTGAAACAGAAAGAACCGAGAAACAG AGTCAACTAAAGGAGATTCAGAGTAAATTCCAGCAGAGGATCCAGGAGAAGCAGAAGGAGCAGCAGGAGCTGAAACAGACTGTGAAGACGCTTAAG CGCTGTGCTCAGTCAGCAGtggaggacagtgagaggatcTTTACTGAACTGATCCGCTCCATTGAGAAAAAGCGCTCTGAGGTAACAAAGCTGATCAGAGCTCAGGAGGAGGCTGAACTGAGTGGAGCTGAAGAACTCCTGGAGAAACTGGAGCAGGAGATCGCTGATCTACAGAGGAGACgcactgagctggagcagctttCACACACAGAGGATCACATCCATTTCCTCCAG AGTTTccagtctctctgtgtctcttctgGATCTGAGGACTCACCCAGCATCACTGTCCATCAGCACCTCTCATTTGATGGAGTGAGGAGATCTCTCTCTGAGCTGAAGGAGCGACTAGAGGAGCTCTGCAGAGAGGAGTTCAGTAAAATCCCTCCTCATG CAGTTCAGATTTTATCCTCAGAACCAAAAACCAGAGaagattttctgcagt atttCTGTCAGCTGACTCTGGATcccaacacagtaaacagataCCTCATTCTGTCTGAGAAGAACAGAGTGGTGACGGTCAGTAATAAAGTCCAGTCATACTCTGACCATCCAGAGAGATTTGACTACTTGCCTCAGGTGTTGTGTAAGGAGAGTGTGAgtggacgctgttactgggaggttGAGAGGAGCAGTGGAGGAGTTGTGTGCATATCAGTCTCATATAAAGGGATCAGCAGGAAAGGACGGGGTAATGATTGTGGGTTTGGAGGTAACAGTCAGTCCTGGAGTCTGCGGGTTTCTCCGTCTCTCACTTTCTGGCACAACAGCATTCAGACTAAGATCTTAGGACCATCATCCTCCAGAATAGGAGTGTATGTGGATCACAGTGCAGGaactctgtccttctacagcgtCTCTGACACAATGACCCTCCTACACACAGTCCACACCACGTTCACTCAGCCGCTCTACGCCGGGTTCTATGTTAAAGGAACTGTGAAGTTATGTGATAAAAAATGA
- the LOC108414110 gene encoding tripartite motif-containing protein 16-like isoform X1, with protein MASISVDHDQFSCPVCLDLLKDPVSLPCGHSFCKVCINGCWDQEDQRGVYSCPQCRETFTPRPVLRRNNVMAEVVEKLKKTELRAAPPAPRYAGPGDVECDFCTGRKLKAIKSCLTCLASFCETHLKPHYEVPALKKHNLVKASSQLQEKICSQHNKLIEIYCRTDRSYICYLCTMDKHRGHDAVPAETERTEKQSQLKEIQSKFQQRIQEKQKEQQELKQTVKTLKRCAQSAVEDSERIFTELIRSIEKKRSEVTKLIRAQEEAELSGAEELLEKLEQEIADLQRRRTELEQLSHTEDHIHFLQSFQSLCVSSGSEDSPSITVHQHLSFDGVRRSLSELKERLEELCREEFSKIPPHAAAVQILSSEPKTREDFLQYFCQLTLDPNTVNRYLILSEKNRVVTVSNKVQSYSDHPERFDYLPQVLCKESVSGRCYWEVERSSGGVVCISVSYKGISRKGRGNDCGFGGNSQSWSLRVSPSLTFWHNSIQTKILGPSSSRIGVYVDHSAGTLSFYSVSDTMTLLHTVHTTFTQPLYAGFYVKGTVKLCDKK; from the exons ATGGCCAGTATTTCAGTAGATCACGAccagttcagctgtccagtctgTCTGGATCTGCTGAAGGATCCAGTGTCTCTTCCTTGTGGACACAGTTTCTGTAAGGTGTGTATTAATGGCTGCTGGGATCAGGAGGACCAGAGGGGGGTCTACAGCTGCCCCCAGTGCAGAGAGACTTTCACTCCAAGGCCTGTTCTACGCAGAAACAACGTAATGGCTGAAGTGgtggagaaactgaagaagaCAGAACTCCGGGCTGCTCCTCCTGCTCCCCGTTACGCTGGACCTGGAGATGTGGAGTGTGATTTCTGCACTGGGAGAAAACTCAAAGCCATCAAGTCCTGTCTGACATGTCTGGCCTCCTTTTGTGAAACTCATCTTAAACCTCACTATGAAGTTCCTGCATTGAAAAAGCACAACCTGGTCAAAGCCTCCTCACAGCTACAGGAGAAGATCTGCTCTCAGCACAACAAACTGATCGAGATCTACTGTCGTACTGACCGAAGCTACATCTGCTATTTATGTACGATGGATAAACACAGAGGTCATGATGCAGTGCCAGCTGAAACAGAAAGAACCGAGAAACAG AGTCAACTAAAGGAGATTCAGAGTAAATTCCAGCAGAGGATCCAGGAGAAGCAGAAGGAGCAGCAGGAGCTGAAACAGACTGTGAAGACGCTTAAG CGCTGTGCTCAGTCAGCAGtggaggacagtgagaggatcTTTACTGAACTGATCCGCTCCATTGAGAAAAAGCGCTCTGAGGTAACAAAGCTGATCAGAGCTCAGGAGGAGGCTGAACTGAGTGGAGCTGAAGAACTCCTGGAGAAACTGGAGCAGGAGATCGCTGATCTACAGAGGAGACgcactgagctggagcagctttCACACACAGAGGATCACATCCATTTCCTCCAG AGTTTccagtctctctgtgtctcttctgGATCTGAGGACTCACCCAGCATCACTGTCCATCAGCACCTCTCATTTGATGGAGTGAGGAGATCTCTCTCTGAGCTGAAGGAGCGACTAGAGGAGCTCTGCAGAGAGGAGTTCAGTAAAATCCCTCCTCATG CTGCAGCAGTTCAGATTTTATCCTCAGAACCAAAAACCAGAGaagattttctgcagt atttCTGTCAGCTGACTCTGGATcccaacacagtaaacagataCCTCATTCTGTCTGAGAAGAACAGAGTGGTGACGGTCAGTAATAAAGTCCAGTCATACTCTGACCATCCAGAGAGATTTGACTACTTGCCTCAGGTGTTGTGTAAGGAGAGTGTGAgtggacgctgttactgggaggttGAGAGGAGCAGTGGAGGAGTTGTGTGCATATCAGTCTCATATAAAGGGATCAGCAGGAAAGGACGGGGTAATGATTGTGGGTTTGGAGGTAACAGTCAGTCCTGGAGTCTGCGGGTTTCTCCGTCTCTCACTTTCTGGCACAACAGCATTCAGACTAAGATCTTAGGACCATCATCCTCCAGAATAGGAGTGTATGTGGATCACAGTGCAGGaactctgtccttctacagcgtCTCTGACACAATGACCCTCCTACACACAGTCCACACCACGTTCACTCAGCCGCTCTACGCCGGGTTCTATGTTAAAGGAACTGTGAAGTTATGTGATAAAAAATGA